The genomic stretch tcgagAATCATCTCCATGcgcttcagctcctcctgctccCGAATCTGACGCTTAATCTCCAGAgtcttcagctcctcctcgcgcttctccttcagctccttctgcCGCTTCAGTTCCGccttctgcttctcctCAGCAAGCCAGACCTTTTCCATATTCTGATAAGTGcctaaaaataagttaaactAAAGGAACATAAAAGGAAACGATAACCATTGAgataaaaacaatgtaaataaaaataaatataagaataaacgaaagaataaaaatgtaaagGCGAACCTGGATGAAAGTGTTTGTGCTTGATGAAAGCAGCAGATTTGTTGCCGATCTTGCCCATCCACATCTTTAAAAaccaaaattaaaaataataagtgAAAATACAAAGATAGGGAGAaggatataaaaaatatttactgATTTAGAACCCAACCACAAAGGACAAATGATTCAGAAAATGTACATTTtgttaatgtaaattattatttgtgtatCATATAAGTGATTAAAAGCAGTTATCTTGgttaatttacacaaaacTTGCCTTTTATAGATTTACATAACTATGAACTCACATGGCAGATGCATCCCATCATGGACTCTCTAGACCAGGAGAGCGTCGAACTTTTTGCAACACTATCAAAGACTGAACCGTGGAGACTGCAGCGTCACTATTTCCCGAGTAAGTTAGGAGGATTCCCGTCTTGGCTGGACCCAGTACACCTCCCATCCGAATCGGAGCTGAAATGTGACAAGTGTTCGAGCATATTGACGTTCGTCCTACAGGTGTACGCTCCAGATGAGCTGTCCGAAGACGATATGGCTTTCCACAGGACAGTTTTCCTCTTCGTTTGCCAGCCCTGCGGGAACAGGTGGAAAGCCTTTAGATCTCAGTTGCCGAGGAAGAACGATTACTACGACTTCCACCCACTTGAGGACAACATTACAATAGCAGATTCAGAAATCGCTAAAAGATGCTGCCTCGCCTGCGGACTTCCGAGTGAAAACGTTGCAAAGGAGCCGCTTCCGGAGCTTACGGGCATGAAAATACAACTCATGGACGATGAAGGTAAGTCTTGGATGACCTCAGACATTTTTAGAACACAGAGAACTTCACGaaagatgtaaaatagcCGTTGTACACAAAACACTAAAAGCCACGCTGGAGGAGTGGAACCTGAACATATGTGAAGGAGAGATTCCAGTCACAGCGAACTATTTATCGCATGAAAAGTCACtctacaaaaaatatttaatggaAAAGAAGTCGAATGGAGGTATCTTAGCACATGAAATATGACATTTAACCTTTAGATGTGATGGATGAGTCGGAGGAGCAAGCGTTCGAAAGCATCCAGGAGGAAAACATGATTTTAGACAAGTCATTTAAgaaattttgtaaaaaaacGACCCCAAACGAAGTATTATACTATTCGAGAGAAGGAGAGCCGCTTTGGTTGAGTGATAAGACAAAGAGGCCAGTTATATCAGGACTAGAAAAAACGATGGAATCAAAGTCCGAAAATTCCATGGCAGATGAATCGGACACTAGCAACATTGGTTATGAGGATGAACAAACAATTATACCGCCGTGTGAAAATTGCGGAAGTGTGCGATCTTTTGAATTTCAAGTGCTGCCTCAGATACTACACTACCTTAAATCAGATAGAATCGATTTCGGAAGTATTTCAGTCTACACATGCTCAAAatcctgtaaaatagagAATAAATACCAAAAAGAGGTCGTTTTTATGGAAAAGGACTATTCGCTGATTCCAAAGAAGACAACTATAagctaatattttacaaaattactcatatgtgtatacttcTATTCAGAAATTCCAACAGATTATGAACAGATGTGCATAAAAGAGTGCTAAAACTACCAATAAAATAGGTTTATAACGCAGAAATACACATGTGTGGTTGGAATCCTATCAAACACATTCCCCACAGTAGGGGTGTAAAGCTTTAATCAGTTAAACAACAATACAATacgatttaaataaatttacgAACTCAGTAGTAAGTTtatctaatatttaagaaAGAGTGTTTATGCGATAAACCAGCccaattatattattgtgtGCAAGTGGAATCTCACACAATagtgtattttattgtctATAAAAGGAAAACCGTTAGATTCTTATTAGATTCCTCTTATTCACTCAAAAATATGGACTTGAAGCTACTCATTTTCGTAAACAGCATCCTCCTAGGAACATTAAAGGCGGGCACACCCGCACTGTGCCGTATGTCAAGTTCTGATTTGGATTtgggagaagaaggagaccTAGGTGTAggaaaatattatgtagACGACAAGACAGATAAGTTGGAGACGTCGGAAACCACTGAGCCAGACAGCTCAGGGGACGCGGAGATGTCCTCGGGAGATGAGAGTTTGTCGGAGCTGATGAACCCAAACTCACAGAAAACACCAGTGGAGTCAGATGCACACGTGGCCGAAGATGTGGAATCTGCACTGCAATCAGAGTCAGAAGAAGGAGCGCTGAAGTCGGATGAAGACTCAGAAGAGTCGGCAAAGTCTAACACACGGGTAGATGCAAAATCGGAAAAGACAGAAGAAGAGTTCAGAGAGTCGGATGTACTGAAGCTGCTGTTTGAAGACGTGTCGACAGAGTATTCGGACGACTACGCAAAGTCGGTGGATGATGGAAAGGAAATGGACCCAGAAAAGGAGTACTCAGTGAAGTCATACGTGCCAGGAGAGAGCATCCTGGTGCTAGCAACGCCAAGCGGATGCTCACTCATGGACTTCGAGGGCACGGAGGAAGGACCGCAGATGGTGGAGTTTAAGTTTACGACGTCGCAGCTGGACGACTGCGTAAAGCTTAACGAGGACATACTGAACGAGATGACAGATCACCTGGCGAGACAAGTGGCACAGACGAAAGGACCGACGACGAAAATGGTGGAAATATCAGTAAGAGACCCAATGAGAAACAGCCAGTTAAACATAAGGGAGACGACGAAGGTGTTCTCAACAGGACACAGAGACCCAGGAGAGTCTctggaggaagaagagtaCGAGAGAGGTCCTGAGAGTGAGTTTGTGGATGACCTTAGGAGTAAGTTTGAAAACGAGGAGATCGTGACGGACGAAGAAGACAAGAAGGACGCAAGGATGCTCCTGTCTGAAATTTTGAACTTTGACTTCCTGCCAACAAACTCAGATTCAGTGTACGTGATGTCGTACTCGTTCAAAGAAGAGGACTCGGAAGAAGCACTGGAGAGAGAACAGCTGTTGAACGAGTTCTACTCAGTGCTGaacgaaggagaagatgaaaTGGAGGCCCCGGAGGATGTGGAGGAAAAGGGAGAGACAAGGAGAAGCGGCGATGGCGCAAGCGCCAGGGGAGCCAGCGGAAAAAGGAATGGCTTCcaaaacagaaaaaaaaatgaaaaaagtgAAAAGTTTGAATCGCTATTCAAGTCAATGGAAAATTTCACAAATGAAAAGTTCGAAAAGGTAATAGGAGAGATGAAAAGATTGCTGGAAACAGAAGAGGgcaagaaggagctggaaaaaatCAGTAAGAAGCTGCAGTCGCAATTCGAAAAAACTAGGGACCTGCTGCAGAAGGAAGTGAACGAAGGAAAGCAAATACTGAGTGACCTGAGTAAGCACGGAGTGGAAAGCGTGGAATGCAGCGGACTGAAAAGCGAAGAGTGCAGCAAGTACTCGAAGTGCGAAATGATGGACGTCGACGGCAAGGAGATGTGCTTCGTCTCGCCGAAGACAATCTACTGGCTCCTGGAGACGAGCTGCGGCCTGCAGTCAAAGTCGGCGCTGATGTCAATCGCGAGAGACCTGAACAGAGCGGGCATCATGAGCACCAGGAGAGTGAGCCACCTGGAGCAGTCGTTCGACCCGAGGAAAATCTGCAACGCAATAACACACGCGTACCTGTCGAAGCTGGCGCCGAAGGAGGACCAGCAGCCAAACAGAGCATTCAACCACACGACccagtaaaataaacaaagaGACAACAGACAACATAATATCATACAGCACAACCCAGACGAGTAGGCATTGCACGCACGGAGTCCAGAAAAATGGGCATATATGATAGCGTATATTGCACAAGTATATTGATAGATAGATGAGTAAGATAGATAGTAGATATAGGAACGTATATaagtattaaaatatgcaaATGGGACGGAAATATTAGATGAAAGGGTAAGTGGTTGTGTGGACAGAATTAAGGACAATAAtgaatagtaaaaaaatggaatctcagaaaaaaatgtgaaaatatagaaaaaacaaaggGCTTTGAtggaataaaatgaaaatataagcatatattaataaaaggaagtgtgtaaaaaggCACGGAAGGGAGGAAGGGAGATTATAGgtgaaaaaaaagaaaattgaatatttaGATGGAaactaaatatataaaacaagattaaaatgaaaacatagagataaattaatttgagGAACCCATAAATGAAAACTACAACATAGGAAAGTGTGGAATCTGGAATCACTACAAAGTAATCAAAACAAATCacaatttacatattttataatgaaGCCAATAATTCTAAGAGGACATCACAGGCCGCTTACTTGTGTAAAGACAAATAAACACGGAGATTTACTCTTCACCTGCGGAAAGGTAAAATAGTGGTAGATAAAGCAGAAAAGGAATAGTGCGACACATAAATAGATAGTTTAGAGTACTATGAACAAAGTAGCATGAGTGAAAcaagtgtaaaaaatatataatgaacAATTAGGACGCAATCTTGGCACTATGGAGAACAGATAACGGACAGCAAATAGGTGAGTCAGGGAACCGTTAAATAGATAACAGGACGGTACAACTGCGGAAGAGGAGCAGTTTGGGGGTGTGACATAACACTGAACTCGAAGTATCTGCTGGCAGCGTCAGGAGACTCGAAAGTGTTGCTGTTCGACGCACTCAAGGGAACGACCCTCCTGGAAATACAAGAGGAGGGGCCCTGCAAGTAAGAAATAAAGAGCATAGAAGTAAAATAAGCTAGTATAagtggaaaaaatggaattgtATAAGAACACGGAGGAATGAAACGATCGCTGGCCcctaatttatttatagatACGTTGAGTGGAATAAGAATCCCAGCGCACAGAACAAGTTCGTAGTAGTGCACGACGATTTCTCGGATTCCGTGAAAATGGCACTGAAGCTGTACGAAGTGACGCCGACCACGGCGCCAGACGGCTCAATGGAACTGGGCTCCAGAGTAATCTGGATTCAGAGAGGATATCGTAACAGGTGTCAGCAGTGCCACTGGGGTCCACTGGACAAGACAGTGGTGACGGCACACGAGGACGGACAGATCAACGTAGGAAAACGAATACAATTAACCAGATAGATGATAGATAGTTGTGTAGCCACAAAAATATAGCTGCAGAGACATATAAATAGTTGAGTAAAAAAACAGCTATGGCTAATGTTTACACACAAAAATACATGACACTGTGCAGGTGTGGAGTTCATATGACGGCATGCATTTGAGGACTCTGGATGCCCACAAAGGCACAGTAACATCGCTGGCATTCGACCTGTACAGCCTGTTGATGTTATCAGTAAGTTTCCAACGACCGTTTACATGTAGATATCTAATGCACACACtactatacaca from Theileria orientalis strain Shintoku DNA, chromosome 1, complete genome encodes the following:
- a CDS encoding apoptosis regulatory protein; protein product: MDSLDQESVELFATLSKTEPWRLQRHYFPSKLGGFPSWLDPVHLPSESELKCDKCSSILTFVLQVYAPDELSEDDMAFHRTVFLFVCQPCGNRWKAFRSQLPRKNDYYDFHPLEDNITIADSEIAKRCCLACGLPSENVAKEPLPELTGMKIQLMDDEEHRELHERCKIAVVHKTLKATLEEWNLNICEGEIPVTANYLSHEKSLYKKYLMEKKSNGDVMDESEEQAFESIQEENMILDKSFKKFCKKTTPNEVLYYSREGEPLWLSDKTKRPVISGLEKTMESKSENSMADESDTSNIGYEDEQTIIPPCENCGSVRSFEFQVLPQILHYLKSDRIDFGSISVYTCSKSCKIENKYQKEVVFMEKDYSLIPKKTTIS
- a CDS encoding eukaryotic translation initiation factor 3 subunit, which gives rise to MKPIILRGHHRPLTCVKTNKHGDLLFTCGKDAILALWRTDNGQQIGRYNCGRGAVWGCDITLNSKYLLAASGDSKVLLFDALKGTTLLEIQEEGPCKYVEWNKNPSAQNKFVVVHDDFSDSVKMALKLYEVTPTTAPDGSMELGSRVIWIQRGYRNRCQQCHWGPLDKTVVTAHEDGQINVWSSYDGMHLRTLDAHKGTVTSLAFDLYSLLMLSCSSDGTAKLWETAMWTNIKSYKTDRPLNACDISPLFNVEDGTKAHILLGGGQEADQVTTTAASEGKFQALIYNLIHEEEVGSIKGHFGPINTLTFLADGTGYVSGGEDGFVRIYHFDREYALDKYD